The proteins below come from a single Trichocoleus desertorum ATA4-8-CV12 genomic window:
- the miaB gene encoding tRNA (N6-isopentenyl adenosine(37)-C2)-methylthiotransferase MiaB, with translation MTTSSRRYHITTFGCQMNKADSERMAGILEDMGFQWSEDPNEASLILYNTCTIRDNAEQKVYSYLGRQARRKHEQPDLTLVVAGCVAQQEGESLLRRVPELDLVMGPQHANRLQDLLEQVFSGNQVVATEAVHIFEDITKPRRDSKVTAWVNVIYGCNERCTYCVVPGVRGIEQSRTPEAIRAEIEELGRQGYKEITLLGQNIDAYGRDLPGATPEGRHQHTLTDLLYYVHDVPSIERIRFATSHPRYFTERLIKACAELPKVCEHFHIPFQSGDNEVLKAMSRGYTQEKYRRIIDTIRSYMPDASISADAIVAFPGETEAQFENTLKLVDEIGFDLLNTAAYSPRPGTPAAIWDNQLSEEVKSDRLQRLNHLVNTKAAERSQRYLGRIEEVLVEDQNGKDPTQVMGRTRGNRLTFFPGDINTLKGQVVQVKITEVRAFSLTGQPVVPAVCA, from the coding sequence ATGACCACCTCTTCTCGCCGCTATCACATCACTACTTTTGGTTGTCAGATGAATAAGGCTGACTCCGAGCGCATGGCTGGCATCTTAGAAGACATGGGCTTTCAGTGGTCAGAGGACCCGAATGAGGCCAGTCTCATTCTCTATAACACCTGCACGATTCGAGATAACGCAGAACAAAAAGTTTATTCCTACTTAGGTCGGCAAGCTCGCAGGAAACATGAGCAGCCTGACTTGACCTTAGTGGTAGCGGGTTGTGTGGCTCAGCAAGAAGGCGAATCCCTGTTACGGCGGGTGCCAGAACTGGATCTAGTAATGGGACCCCAGCATGCCAACCGCTTACAAGATCTCCTAGAGCAAGTCTTCAGTGGCAATCAGGTGGTAGCGACAGAAGCTGTCCATATTTTTGAGGACATTACTAAGCCCCGACGCGACAGTAAAGTGACTGCTTGGGTGAATGTAATCTATGGCTGCAACGAACGCTGCACTTACTGTGTAGTTCCTGGAGTCCGAGGCATTGAACAGTCTCGTACCCCCGAAGCAATCCGAGCTGAAATTGAGGAACTAGGGCGGCAAGGATACAAAGAAATTACGCTGTTGGGTCAAAACATTGATGCTTACGGGCGCGATCTGCCTGGGGCCACTCCCGAAGGTCGGCATCAACATACCCTCACCGATCTCCTCTACTATGTGCATGATGTTCCTAGCATTGAGCGGATTCGCTTTGCCACGAGCCATCCCCGCTACTTTACGGAGCGCTTAATCAAGGCTTGTGCCGAGCTGCCAAAAGTTTGTGAGCACTTCCACATCCCCTTCCAGTCTGGAGATAATGAAGTTCTCAAGGCCATGTCTCGCGGCTACACCCAAGAAAAATACCGTCGCATCATCGACACGATTCGCAGCTATATGCCCGACGCCTCGATTAGTGCCGATGCGATCGTGGCCTTTCCCGGTGAGACCGAAGCGCAATTTGAGAATACCCTGAAGCTGGTCGATGAGATTGGCTTTGACTTACTCAACACAGCCGCTTACTCGCCACGCCCTGGCACTCCTGCGGCCATTTGGGACAACCAACTCAGCGAGGAAGTCAAGAGCGATCGCCTGCAACGCCTTAATCATCTAGTCAACACCAAAGCCGCCGAGCGATCGCAGCGCTACCTAGGCCGCATCGAAGAAGTCTTGGTAGAAGATCAAAATGGCAAAGATCCCACGCAAGTCATGGGTCGCACCCGTGGCAACCGTCTCACCTTCTTCCCTGGTGACATCAACACGCTCAAAGGCCAGGTTGTTCAAGTCAAAATCACTGAAGTGCGAGCTTTCAGCCTGACGGGTCAACCTGTCGTGCCCGCTGTTTGCGCTTAG
- a CDS encoding D-alanine--D-alanine ligase: protein MTKLRVGLLFGGCSGEHEVSIRSARAIANALKTEPNPSKYKVSPFYIQKDGCWQAPEVAQSVLDSGVPLSSEEASSTATRAHLWQFPPLAAEIDVWFPILHGPNGEDGTIQGLLQLMQVPYVGSGVLASSVGMDKIAMKSAFAQAGLAQVKYMTVNRSQVWSNPCVYPKLCDEIEATLGYPCFVKPANLGSSVGIAKVRSRAQLEAALDSAASYDRRLIVEAGVVAREVECAVLGNDQAQASIVGEITYTSDFYDYETKYTEGRADLLIPAPLPETIADQVQAMALQAFAAVDAAGLARVDFFYVESTGEVLINEINTLPGFTATSMYPQLWAASGVNFPTLVDQLIQFALERHS from the coding sequence ATGACGAAGCTGCGGGTGGGGTTGCTGTTTGGAGGTTGCTCAGGGGAGCATGAAGTTTCGATTCGTTCGGCCCGCGCGATCGCTAACGCTTTAAAGACAGAGCCAAATCCTAGCAAGTACAAAGTGTCGCCTTTTTACATCCAAAAAGATGGCTGTTGGCAAGCTCCAGAAGTCGCTCAGTCAGTTCTAGACTCTGGTGTGCCCTTATCTTCTGAGGAAGCATCCTCAACTGCTACTCGCGCTCACCTTTGGCAATTTCCACCCCTAGCTGCCGAAATTGATGTTTGGTTTCCCATCCTCCACGGGCCTAATGGGGAAGATGGTACGATTCAGGGTTTGTTGCAGTTGATGCAAGTACCCTATGTTGGGTCAGGGGTGCTGGCTTCCTCGGTAGGAATGGACAAGATTGCCATGAAGAGCGCTTTTGCTCAGGCAGGATTGGCGCAAGTTAAATATATGACAGTCAATCGTTCGCAGGTTTGGTCGAATCCTTGTGTTTACCCGAAACTATGCGACGAAATTGAAGCAACATTAGGTTATCCCTGTTTTGTTAAGCCTGCTAACCTAGGTTCCTCAGTCGGTATTGCTAAGGTGCGATCGCGGGCTCAACTCGAAGCAGCGTTAGACAGTGCCGCTAGTTACGATCGCCGCTTGATTGTAGAAGCTGGAGTCGTGGCTAGAGAAGTGGAATGTGCGGTTTTAGGTAACGATCAAGCGCAAGCTTCTATCGTAGGGGAGATCACTTACACTAGTGACTTCTACGACTATGAAACGAAATACACCGAAGGGCGAGCCGATTTGCTCATTCCTGCTCCCCTACCGGAGACGATCGCTGATCAAGTGCAAGCAATGGCCTTACAAGCATTTGCAGCAGTTGATGCAGCGGGATTAGCGCGAGTTGACTTCTTCTATGTGGAGTCTACGGGGGAAGTGTTGATTAACGAAATCAATACATTACCTGGCTTTACTGCTACTAGCATGTATCCTCAATTGTGGGCAGCTAGTGGGGTTAACTTCCCGACCCTAGTCGATCAACTGATTCAGTTCGCCTTGGAGCGACATTCTTAA
- a CDS encoding Tab2/Atab2 family RNA-binding protein yields MGTVWELDFYSRPILDESGKKLWEILVCESPSEANHQAETFFRYAQYCPSTQVNSLWLQEALQNAIAQAPQPPDEIHFFRRQMTNMINKACEDLGIACEVSRRTFALNHWLQEREQVVYPGHPDFQPGVNPSVSYETRTPQPLPDALVGQQWAFVSLEASALAEMSEWEIAFTRAFPLEILKLAPDTKIPGLIIFSYRALALAGWMSGLELAFLKMDTSAAKPRLLLETGMSDRWILANLATPQLQMEAQGFEQAKAAAQQVHFLAVQSDPEAESFAGFWLLQELNLA; encoded by the coding sequence ATGGGTACCGTTTGGGAATTAGATTTTTATTCACGTCCGATTTTGGACGAAAGCGGCAAGAAGCTGTGGGAAATATTGGTATGTGAAAGCCCCTCAGAGGCCAACCACCAAGCCGAAACCTTTTTTCGCTACGCCCAGTACTGCCCTAGCACCCAGGTAAACTCTTTGTGGTTGCAGGAAGCTTTGCAAAATGCGATCGCCCAAGCTCCTCAGCCCCCCGATGAGATTCACTTCTTTCGTCGTCAGATGACGAACATGATCAACAAAGCCTGCGAAGACTTAGGCATTGCTTGTGAAGTGAGCCGTCGGACATTTGCGCTCAACCATTGGTTGCAAGAGCGCGAACAAGTGGTTTATCCCGGTCATCCAGATTTTCAACCGGGGGTGAATCCGTCCGTTAGTTACGAAACTAGAACACCGCAACCCTTACCGGATGCACTAGTGGGCCAGCAGTGGGCTTTCGTCAGCTTGGAGGCTAGCGCCTTGGCTGAGATGTCAGAGTGGGAAATTGCCTTTACCAGAGCTTTTCCGCTAGAAATACTCAAATTAGCGCCCGATACCAAGATTCCAGGGCTGATCATTTTTTCCTATAGAGCTTTGGCCCTAGCTGGCTGGATGTCTGGGTTAGAGTTGGCGTTTCTCAAAATGGATACTAGCGCAGCCAAACCAAGATTGTTGCTAGAAACGGGGATGAGCGATCGCTGGATTTTGGCCAATCTCGCCACACCTCAGCTACAAATGGAAGCTCAAGGATTTGAGCAGGCCAAAGCAGCCGCACAGCAGGTGCATTTCCTGGCAGTACAGTCTGATCCGGAAGCAGAATCTTTTGCAGGCTTTTGGTTACTACAGGAACTGAATCTCGCTTAA
- a CDS encoding TldD/PmbA family protein, with protein MGLDELQPEMPAEQLLELAARAGAEAAEVFQSRSLSRPVFFEANRLKQLESTQAEGTALRLWKDGRPGLAVAYGPVEPQALVERALALSELNEPETIELTAGSKVFYPDVGEAIAIEQLVGWGKEAIALVREAYPESLCTAEWECEAESTRLINSEGLDFSYTDTTLSCFLSAEWIRGDDFLSVSDGQIQRGNLDPVALAQEVLQRLDWAKENVPSPNGRVPILFTSKAADMLWGTVQAALSGKQVIERASPWSDRLGEQVVSDALTISQHPNRGPFSCPFDDEGTPTRPLVFIQDGILQLFYTDRTSGRLLGSGTTGNGFRPGLGSYPTPGLFNLLIEPSAMMTNTTADKSLLGLIASLDEGLVLDQMLGGGAGISGDFSVNVDLGYRVKQGQIVGRVKDTMISGNVYTALKQLVEIGGDADWNGSCYTPSLIVEGLSVTGRQ; from the coding sequence ATGGGTCTTGACGAACTACAGCCAGAGATGCCAGCAGAACAACTGTTGGAGCTAGCCGCCCGCGCAGGTGCAGAAGCAGCGGAAGTGTTTCAATCGCGATCGCTTTCCCGTCCTGTTTTCTTTGAAGCCAATCGCCTCAAGCAGCTAGAGAGTACCCAGGCCGAGGGCACAGCCTTGCGCCTTTGGAAGGATGGTCGTCCCGGTTTAGCCGTGGCCTATGGTCCTGTAGAGCCACAGGCATTGGTAGAGCGGGCCTTAGCGCTTAGCGAACTCAATGAGCCAGAGACAATCGAGCTGACGGCAGGCTCCAAAGTCTTTTACCCCGATGTGGGAGAAGCGATCGCAATTGAGCAACTCGTCGGTTGGGGCAAAGAAGCGATCGCCCTAGTCCGGGAAGCTTATCCAGAAAGCTTGTGTACGGCTGAATGGGAGTGCGAAGCGGAGAGTACCCGCTTGATCAACTCAGAAGGGTTAGATTTTAGCTACACCGATACTACGCTCAGCTGTTTTCTGTCAGCGGAGTGGATTCGGGGGGATGATTTTCTCAGCGTCTCGGATGGACAAATTCAGCGCGGCAACTTAGACCCCGTGGCTCTGGCTCAAGAAGTGCTGCAACGCTTGGATTGGGCAAAAGAAAATGTGCCATCTCCGAATGGTCGAGTCCCCATTTTATTTACCTCCAAAGCAGCTGATATGCTCTGGGGCACAGTACAGGCAGCACTCAGCGGCAAGCAGGTGATTGAACGCGCCTCGCCTTGGAGCGATCGCCTAGGAGAACAAGTCGTCTCCGATGCGCTAACAATCTCTCAGCATCCCAATCGTGGCCCCTTTAGCTGCCCCTTTGATGATGAAGGCACGCCCACTCGCCCCCTCGTTTTCATCCAAGATGGGATTCTGCAACTGTTCTACACCGATCGCACCAGCGGGCGTCTTCTGGGGAGCGGCACCACAGGCAACGGCTTCCGTCCAGGTCTAGGCAGCTATCCCACTCCAGGTTTATTTAATTTGTTGATTGAGCCGAGTGCAATGATGACTAACACAACTGCCGACAAGTCCCTCCTAGGCTTGATCGCCAGCTTGGATGAAGGCTTAGTGCTTGATCAGATGCTGGGGGGTGGCGCAGGCATTTCGGGGGATTTCTCGGTGAATGTGGATTTAGGCTACCGAGTCAAGCAAGGTCAGATTGTAGGCCGCGTCAAAGACACCATGATTTCAGGCAATGTCTACACAGCGCTCAAGCAACTCGTAGAGATTGGCGGAGATGCTGATTGGAACGGCTCTTGCTACACTCCTTCGCTGATTGTGGAAGGGCTGTCTGTCACAGGTCGGCAGTAA